One window from the genome of Bdellovibrionales bacterium encodes:
- a CDS encoding serine protein kinase, translating into MASPLDLKQIVTNWQNSGERVNAHWSGSFDDYLALVKKNPKVTRNAYQRLYDMIMEAGTEDYIDFKKQVTRYKFFDDAANNGKDAVFGLDVALMKLVNVLRAASLGYGTEKRVILLHGPVGSAKSTICRMIKKGLEAYSKSDSGALYTFEWVDEEGKLDGLLGKGVKAFQSPMHEEPLLLIPEELRPKICEELNRGQEGTFRVHIDGELSPPSRFIFRALMDRYHGDLMKVLSHVRVKRMFLSEADRIGIGTFQPKDEKNQDSTELTGDINYRKIAEYGSDSDPRAFNFDGEFNVANRGIIEFVEVLKLDVAFLYDLLGASQEHRVKPKKFAQTHIDEVIIGHTNEPEYRRLQDNEFMEALRDRTVKIDIPYITRWKEEVNIYKKDFNSQKLRGISIAPHTIEMAAMWAILTRLEKPKKANLTRLQKLKLYNGKTLPNYTEDNVKELRKETMREGLEGISPRYIQDKLSNALVAAQQNNKGSVNPFMVLNELESGLKNHSLLSNEELKADYRELLGVVKQEYEEIIKAEVQRAISADESALQRLCANYIDNVKAYTQKEKVRNQFTGQDDEPDERLMRSIEEKIEIPESRKDDFRREIMNYIGALAIEGKKFNYKMNERLHKALELKLFEDQKDSIKLTSLVSSVTDKDTQEKIDIVKTRLIKDFGYDDVSATDVLHYVASIFARGDVKNK; encoded by the coding sequence ATGGCCTCACCTTTAGATCTGAAGCAAATCGTTACAAATTGGCAGAATTCCGGCGAGCGCGTGAATGCCCACTGGTCAGGAAGTTTTGATGATTATTTGGCTCTTGTAAAAAAGAACCCAAAAGTCACTCGCAATGCCTATCAACGTCTCTATGACATGATCATGGAAGCGGGCACTGAAGACTACATCGACTTCAAAAAACAAGTGACTCGTTATAAGTTTTTTGACGATGCTGCCAACAACGGTAAAGACGCGGTCTTTGGGTTGGACGTTGCCTTGATGAAACTTGTGAACGTACTTAGAGCTGCTTCACTCGGCTACGGTACGGAAAAACGTGTGATCCTGCTTCACGGTCCGGTGGGAAGTGCGAAATCTACGATTTGCCGTATGATCAAAAAAGGTCTTGAGGCTTATTCGAAATCAGACTCCGGTGCACTTTACACTTTTGAATGGGTGGATGAAGAAGGTAAGCTCGATGGTCTTCTCGGTAAAGGCGTGAAGGCCTTCCAAAGCCCGATGCATGAAGAACCTTTGTTGCTTATTCCTGAAGAACTTCGTCCAAAAATTTGTGAAGAGTTGAATCGCGGTCAAGAAGGCACGTTCCGCGTGCACATTGATGGTGAACTTAGCCCGCCAAGCCGCTTTATCTTCCGTGCTTTGATGGATCGCTATCATGGTGATCTAATGAAAGTTCTTTCTCACGTTCGTGTGAAACGTATGTTCTTGTCAGAAGCAGATCGTATCGGTATCGGTACCTTCCAGCCGAAAGATGAAAAGAACCAAGACTCTACAGAGCTCACTGGTGATATCAACTATCGTAAGATTGCTGAGTACGGTTCGGATTCAGATCCGCGTGCTTTCAACTTCGATGGTGAGTTCAACGTTGCCAATCGTGGGATCATCGAGTTCGTCGAGGTGCTGAAGCTCGACGTTGCGTTCTTGTATGACCTTTTGGGTGCATCCCAAGAGCATAGAGTAAAACCTAAGAAGTTTGCTCAAACTCATATCGATGAAGTGATCATCGGTCACACGAATGAGCCTGAGTATCGCCGGCTTCAAGACAATGAGTTCATGGAAGCCCTCCGTGACCGTACTGTGAAGATCGATATTCCGTACATCACTCGTTGGAAAGAAGAAGTGAATATCTATAAAAAGGATTTCAACTCTCAGAAACTGAGAGGCATCAGTATTGCTCCGCACACGATTGAAATGGCGGCAATGTGGGCAATCCTGACTCGTTTGGAAAAACCTAAGAAGGCGAACCTCACGAGATTGCAAAAACTGAAACTCTATAACGGTAAAACATTACCGAATTATACTGAAGACAACGTCAAAGAGCTCCGTAAGGAGACTATGCGCGAAGGTCTCGAGGGGATTTCTCCTCGTTACATCCAGGATAAGCTTTCGAATGCGCTTGTGGCGGCTCAGCAGAACAACAAAGGTTCTGTGAATCCGTTCATGGTTTTGAATGAGCTTGAGTCGGGCCTTAAAAACCACTCGCTCCTTTCAAACGAAGAGCTGAAAGCGGATTACCGCGAACTCTTGGGTGTTGTGAAACAGGAATACGAAGAGATCATTAAAGCGGAAGTACAAAGAGCGATCAGCGCCGATGAAAGTGCGCTTCAACGTCTTTGTGCGAACTACATCGATAACGTAAAGGCTTACACTCAGAAGGAAAAAGTCCGTAACCAGTTTACTGGTCAGGATGATGAGCCGGATGAGCGCCTGATGCGTTCAATCGAAGAGAAGATCGAAATTCCTGAGTCTCGCAAAGACGATTTCCGTCGCGAGATCATGAATTACATCGGTGCTTTGGCGATTGAAGGTAAGAAGTTCAATTACAAAATGAACGAGCGCCTGCATAAGGCTTTGGAACTGAAACTTTTTGAAGACCAAAAAGACAGTATCAAACTCACGTCATTGGTTTCTTCTGTGACCGACAAGGATACGCAAGAGAAGATTGATATCGTGAAGACTCGTTTGATTAAAGACTTTGGGTACGATGATGTTTCCGCAACTGACGTGCTCCATTACGTGGCGAGTATTTTTGCCCGTGGGGACGTCAAAAACAAGTAG
- a CDS encoding GatB/YqeY domain-containing protein, translating to MEIRDQIMADVKEAMKSKDQLKLNTLRFLQAAVKNREIELRPNPINSDEVMGVIKKLVKQRKESIEQYQNGGRQDLADQEAAELKVLEGYLPAQMGRDQIEKVVTEVIAALGAKTVKDMGPVMKEVIARTAGTADNKTVSEVIKSKLT from the coding sequence ATGGAAATCAGAGATCAGATCATGGCCGACGTGAAGGAGGCCATGAAAAGTAAAGATCAACTTAAACTCAACACTTTGCGATTCCTTCAAGCTGCGGTGAAAAACCGTGAGATTGAACTTCGCCCCAACCCGATCAACTCTGACGAAGTCATGGGCGTGATCAAAAAGTTGGTGAAGCAAAGAAAAGAATCGATTGAGCAATACCAAAACGGTGGCCGCCAAGATCTTGCAGATCAAGAAGCCGCTGAATTGAAAGTACTTGAGGGCTATCTGCCAGCTCAAATGGGCAGAGATCAAATCGAGAAGGTTGTCACGGAAGTGATTGCAGCTCTCGGTGCGAAAACTGTGAAAGACATGGGTCCTGTTATGAAGGAAGTCATTGCTCGCACAGCCGGTACTGCCGACAACAAAACAGTCAGCGAAGTTATTAAGTCTAAACTTACTTAA
- a CDS encoding DUF444 family protein, with protein MSIKEDHNRFKDIVKGKVKEDFKKYVTQGEMIGKRENEFVKIPLPHIEIPNFRYGPKQQGGVGQGQGQPGEGVGEPGDGQGQAGENPGEHLLEVELSMDELADILGEKLELPRIQPKGNKNIEMEKTRYSGMAPVGPEGLRNFKSSYKKALKRYVSSGIYNPEDPVIVPIRRDFQYRSFKKVTKPMAKAVVIYMMDVSGSMGDEQKEIVRLESFWINTWLKKHYKGLETRFIIHDAAAKEVDEDTFFRTSESGGTLISSAYKLCQQIIETDYPVNEWNIYPFHFSDGDNWSGEDTRLCTRLLKEFFLPKTNVFCYGQVESKYGSGQFLKDLQKEFGPDERIICSQIENRDKILDSIKDFLGKGK; from the coding sequence ATGTCAATTAAAGAAGACCACAACAGGTTTAAGGATATCGTTAAGGGAAAGGTGAAAGAGGACTTTAAAAAGTACGTCACCCAAGGGGAGATGATTGGCAAAAGAGAGAATGAATTTGTCAAAATCCCACTCCCACACATCGAAATTCCGAATTTCCGTTATGGTCCGAAACAGCAAGGCGGCGTTGGTCAAGGACAGGGACAACCCGGTGAAGGGGTTGGCGAACCTGGAGATGGCCAAGGCCAAGCTGGTGAAAATCCCGGCGAGCACTTGCTGGAAGTAGAACTCAGCATGGACGAGCTCGCCGACATCCTCGGCGAGAAGCTCGAACTTCCGCGCATTCAACCTAAAGGCAATAAGAACATCGAAATGGAGAAGACCCGTTACTCGGGAATGGCTCCTGTCGGTCCAGAAGGTTTGCGCAACTTTAAGTCTTCCTATAAAAAAGCATTGAAACGTTACGTGAGCTCGGGGATTTACAATCCAGAAGATCCAGTGATTGTTCCTATTCGCCGCGACTTCCAATATCGCAGCTTCAAGAAGGTCACGAAGCCGATGGCCAAAGCTGTCGTCATCTATATGATGGACGTCTCTGGTTCCATGGGTGATGAACAAAAAGAGATCGTTCGTCTTGAAAGCTTCTGGATCAATACTTGGCTCAAGAAGCATTACAAGGGTCTTGAAACTCGTTTCATCATTCACGATGCGGCCGCAAAAGAGGTCGATGAAGACACTTTCTTCCGCACCAGTGAATCGGGTGGTACTTTGATTAGTTCTGCCTACAAACTTTGCCAGCAGATTATCGAAACTGATTACCCAGTGAATGAATGGAACATTTATCCATTCCATTTCTCGGATGGTGATAACTGGAGTGGCGAGGACACGCGTCTTTGTACGCGTTTATTGAAAGAATTCTTCCTGCCGAAGACCAACGTGTTCTGTTACGGACAAGTTGAAAGTAAGTACGGCAGTGGTCAATTCCTGAAAGACCTACAGAAAGAGTTTGGCCCTGATGAACGCATCATCTGCAGCCAGATTGAAAACCGGGATAAAATCCTCGATTCGATTAAGGACTTCTTAGGGAAAGGCAAGTAA
- a CDS encoding response regulator transcription factor: MQGENEVAQMNRRILIVDDYEESCKLLSEILSSTYECYYTSDSTKAFPLVVEKKPDLILLDYKMPGLMGIDICKMIRENEATKNTPIIFVSGAATIDEKIRAFEQGADDFISKPFHVKELILRIKARLSEKDQDLGAELQAANLRMNLLSRQVFVGGEEVQLTPKQFDILKMLVSNKNNLVTREKCLDEIWGDTEVTSRNVDSQINYLKRKINKFQGKILAVPSLGYRLEVQD; encoded by the coding sequence ATGCAAGGGGAAAATGAAGTGGCTCAAATGAATAGAAGAATCTTAATCGTCGACGACTACGAAGAAAGCTGTAAGTTGCTCTCAGAAATCCTGAGTTCAACTTATGAATGCTATTACACCTCTGACAGCACGAAGGCGTTTCCGTTAGTTGTAGAAAAGAAGCCTGACTTGATTTTGCTCGATTATAAGATGCCTGGTTTGATGGGTATTGATATCTGTAAAATGATTCGTGAAAACGAAGCGACGAAGAACACGCCAATTATCTTTGTGTCCGGTGCGGCCACAATCGACGAAAAAATTCGTGCATTTGAACAAGGTGCGGACGACTTCATTTCAAAACCTTTCCACGTGAAAGAGCTGATTTTGCGAATCAAAGCTCGTCTGTCTGAGAAAGATCAGGATTTGGGGGCCGAACTTCAGGCAGCTAACTTGAGAATGAACCTTCTTTCGCGCCAAGTATTCGTTGGCGGTGAAGAAGTTCAGTTAACTCCAAAGCAATTCGATATCTTGAAAATGCTCGTGTCCAACAAGAACAACCTTGTGACTCGCGAAAAGTGCTTGGATGAAATTTGGGGTGACACGGAAGTGACTTCACGTAACGTGGATTCACAAATCAACTACCTCAAACGTAAGATCAATAAATTCCAGGGTAAGATTCTCGCGGTACCAAGCTTAGGTTACCGTCTTGAAGTACAGGATTGA
- a CDS encoding 30S ribosomal protein S21, producing MSMTKIKDGESFESAFRRFKKSCEKAGILSEVKKREHFEKPSVRLKKKSMAARKRAMKKSRKGWGND from the coding sequence GTGTCAATGACGAAAATCAAAGACGGAGAAAGCTTTGAATCAGCATTCCGCAGATTTAAAAAATCTTGCGAAAAAGCGGGCATTCTTTCTGAAGTTAAAAAACGTGAGCATTTCGAAAAGCCAAGCGTTCGCTTGAAAAAGAAATCAATGGCTGCTCGTAAACGCGCGATGAAGAAATCTAGAAAAGGCTGGGGCAACGACTAA
- a CDS encoding SpoVR family protein yields the protein MANLTPELERERVKICKIAKDAGLDCFETIFELITYDQINQFAAYGGFPVRYPHWKFGMEYEHLSKSYEYGLSKIYEMVINTDPCYAYLMEGNAMMDQKLVMAHVYGHCDFFKNNIWFSKTNRKMMDQMANHATRIRRYVDRYGTETVESFIDLCLSLENLIDRFSPYVDKSIVPKAPEAAPQDSDFLLKVNRPYMRDYINPPDFVAEQKRKMAELSQKSAKFPPEPEKDILRFLIHYAPLADWQQDILSIIRDEAYYFSPQGMTKTMNEGWASYWHSKLMTTKILDDSEIIDFADHHSGTMAMAPNGYNPYKVGIELMRDIEERWNKGQFGREWEQCDDIRERKHWDKKLGLGRDKIFEVRKVYNDVTFIDEFLTEDFCVRNKLFVYKFNKKTNKFEVDTRDFKAIKHQLLFHMTNFGQPIIRIEDANFENRGELLLTHLHEGIDMQPDYMEQTLKNLFKLWTRPVNLATAMDGEAQLFRFDGKEFKNYKLNQGPSPNPSNTENGE from the coding sequence ATGGCAAATCTCACTCCCGAACTAGAGCGCGAAAGAGTAAAAATCTGCAAAATAGCGAAAGATGCCGGCCTCGATTGCTTCGAAACTATTTTCGAATTGATTACCTATGATCAAATCAATCAGTTCGCGGCCTACGGCGGTTTTCCAGTAAGATATCCACATTGGAAATTTGGGATGGAGTACGAACACCTCTCGAAATCCTATGAGTACGGGCTTTCTAAAATCTATGAAATGGTGATTAACACAGACCCTTGCTACGCCTACCTGATGGAAGGCAATGCGATGATGGACCAGAAGCTTGTGATGGCCCATGTTTATGGTCACTGTGATTTCTTTAAGAACAATATTTGGTTTTCTAAAACGAATCGTAAAATGATGGACCAAATGGCGAATCATGCGACTCGCATCCGCCGTTACGTAGACCGCTATGGTACCGAGACTGTTGAAAGCTTTATTGACCTTTGCTTAAGCCTCGAGAACTTGATCGACCGTTTTAGTCCTTATGTGGACAAGTCGATTGTACCGAAAGCTCCCGAAGCGGCTCCACAAGATTCTGACTTCTTGCTGAAGGTAAACCGTCCTTATATGCGCGACTATATTAATCCGCCTGATTTCGTGGCGGAGCAGAAACGCAAGATGGCAGAGCTTTCGCAAAAATCCGCGAAGTTTCCGCCAGAACCTGAAAAAGACATCCTTCGTTTCTTGATTCACTATGCTCCGTTGGCGGATTGGCAACAGGATATTTTGTCGATTATCCGTGATGAAGCTTATTATTTCTCGCCTCAGGGTATGACGAAAACGATGAATGAAGGTTGGGCGTCCTATTGGCATTCGAAGTTGATGACCACGAAGATCCTCGATGATTCTGAAATCATCGACTTCGCCGATCATCATAGTGGTACCATGGCGATGGCTCCGAATGGATATAATCCCTATAAAGTAGGCATTGAGCTGATGCGCGATATCGAAGAGCGTTGGAATAAAGGGCAATTCGGTCGTGAGTGGGAGCAATGTGACGATATCCGTGAACGTAAACACTGGGACAAGAAACTAGGTCTTGGTCGTGATAAGATCTTCGAAGTTCGTAAGGTCTATAATGATGTGACGTTCATCGATGAGTTCCTGACTGAGGACTTCTGTGTTCGAAATAAGTTATTCGTTTACAAGTTTAATAAGAAAACGAATAAGTTCGAGGTGGACACACGCGACTTTAAGGCGATTAAGCATCAGTTGCTGTTTCACATGACGAACTTTGGTCAGCCGATCATTCGTATCGAAGATGCGAACTTCGAGAATCGTGGCGAGTTATTGCTGACTCACTTGCATGAAGGTATCGACATGCAACCTGACTACATGGAGCAAACACTTAAAAATCTCTTTAAGTTGTGGACTCGTCCCGTTAACCTTGCAACCGCAATGGATGGCGAGGCACAGCTTTTTAGATTTGATGGAAAAGAGTTTAAGAACTATAAGTTAAACCAAGGACCAAGTCCGAATCCATCAAACACAGAGAATGGCGAGTGA
- a CDS encoding NUDIX domain-containing protein — protein MRHALKLAHKAGSEGEVPVGALLVGPDGVSVLAQSYNHRETWQSPLAHAEAIVLHTAAKKTQNWRLEDCTLYVTLEPCLMCAGALLQSRVKRVVYGAKDPRGGAVETLYSTFDDKRLNHQIEFTSGVLEQECGELLQDFFKSRRDEHKHERDSKNYRYRSSVVIVHKNKILGFHAIDPHNKKKYFFLPGGQIENDETAAEAAVRETFEETGYKIRILPDLELRRRYDFDWNGKINPCDTVFLVGVLDEAWHEPRPVKDADYNKGAEWIPASQASKVFGYHADVLWGVNWGLKKHQRVQSQKS, from the coding sequence ATGCGACATGCCCTGAAACTCGCTCACAAAGCGGGTTCCGAGGGCGAAGTCCCTGTTGGCGCCCTGCTTGTCGGGCCCGATGGCGTGAGCGTGCTTGCGCAGTCCTATAATCATCGCGAAACATGGCAAAGTCCTTTGGCCCATGCGGAAGCGATTGTGCTTCACACTGCCGCTAAGAAAACTCAGAACTGGCGCCTCGAAGATTGCACATTGTACGTGACACTTGAGCCGTGCTTGATGTGCGCAGGGGCTTTGTTGCAGTCTCGCGTGAAGCGCGTGGTGTACGGAGCAAAAGATCCGCGCGGTGGCGCAGTTGAAACTTTGTATTCTACTTTTGACGACAAACGTTTGAATCATCAGATTGAATTTACCTCTGGCGTGCTCGAACAAGAATGCGGAGAGCTTCTGCAGGATTTTTTCAAATCCCGCCGTGACGAGCACAAACACGAACGTGACAGCAAAAATTATCGCTATCGATCCAGTGTGGTCATTGTTCACAAAAATAAAATTCTTGGTTTTCATGCGATTGATCCACACAACAAAAAGAAATATTTCTTTCTGCCCGGTGGCCAAATCGAAAATGACGAGACCGCCGCAGAAGCCGCTGTCCGAGAGACTTTCGAAGAAACTGGCTACAAAATTCGTATTCTGCCAGATCTAGAACTTCGTCGTCGTTACGACTTTGATTGGAATGGAAAAATCAATCCTTGCGACACTGTTTTCCTTGTTGGCGTGCTTGATGAAGCTTGGCACGAACCTCGTCCGGTCAAAGATGCCGATTACAACAAGGGTGCCGAGTGGATTCCCGCCTCACAGGCTTCGAAAGTATTCGGCTATCACGCCGATGTCTTATGGGGCGTCAACTGGGGCCTTAAAAAACATCAGCGCGTGCAATCTCAGAAATCTTAA
- a CDS encoding tetratricopeptide repeat protein yields MLHRSTKSALIATALLTLSACATMQDSDKAQYYDAAFNDKNRAPAAFTPQLLTGGEGTTTVLDPLYLRTQADYYFAMGESYSLDGNHSKAIDAFKMTLLYDQDSAMVNIRLATEYFKTAQFTEALTQAEEAIRKDPKNTEGRLLLGGLYLSLKLFPKAIAQYEYVLKIQPNNVEAPVYLGAAYTEIKQYDKAVKFFDALLKNDDYATPHLAWYYIGRVRADQKGENYQKAAIKAYQKAIELKPDFLDAYQAIASYYIQKGQESQALALYKKYQKEQGPNAKVAEILAQMYVENEQYDLAYEQYQILEGSSEDTLNIKLKMALILIERKDFAKAAAKLEDILRDAPESDKIRFYLAAVYEETKEFDKAVAQFKKIPAASQFYGEAMVHTAYIMKNKGRVSEAIEVVEGALKERKDQAQLYAMYASLLDERGDYNKALNMLTDAVEKFPESAQLRFYYGTLYDRTGKKDRVITEMKKVLELDPKHVQAMNYLAFTWAEGNTNLPEAEKMARNALMIEPKDGYIMDTLGWILYKQGRFNEAVKVLEAAFKNQSSVSIIAEHLGDAYYKHQMIEKAKKMYMKAADLESDSKKVEGIRAKITAIEKQQIPTELRMPASTGTDR; encoded by the coding sequence ATGCTTCACCGCTCAACAAAGTCCGCGCTCATAGCTACAGCCTTACTTACACTCTCGGCCTGCGCAACAATGCAGGATTCAGATAAAGCTCAGTACTACGATGCGGCTTTCAACGATAAGAATCGGGCACCGGCAGCTTTCACTCCGCAACTTCTCACTGGCGGTGAGGGAACAACGACTGTGTTGGATCCTCTCTATCTCCGTACGCAAGCTGATTACTACTTTGCGATGGGTGAGTCCTACAGCCTTGACGGCAATCACAGCAAAGCGATCGATGCGTTCAAGATGACTTTGCTCTACGATCAAGACTCAGCAATGGTGAATATTCGTTTGGCGACAGAGTACTTCAAAACGGCTCAGTTCACAGAGGCTTTGACTCAAGCGGAAGAAGCGATTCGCAAAGATCCAAAAAATACCGAAGGCCGTTTGCTCTTGGGTGGTTTGTATCTTTCTTTGAAACTTTTCCCGAAAGCGATTGCCCAGTACGAATATGTTTTGAAGATTCAACCAAACAATGTTGAAGCTCCGGTTTACTTGGGTGCCGCTTACACTGAGATCAAACAGTACGACAAAGCTGTGAAGTTCTTCGATGCTTTATTGAAGAATGACGACTATGCGACTCCGCACTTGGCTTGGTACTATATTGGCCGCGTGCGCGCAGATCAAAAAGGCGAAAACTATCAAAAGGCTGCAATCAAAGCTTATCAAAAAGCGATTGAGTTGAAGCCGGACTTCTTGGACGCATACCAAGCAATTGCTTCTTACTACATCCAAAAAGGACAAGAAAGCCAAGCGTTGGCTCTCTATAAGAAGTATCAAAAGGAGCAAGGCCCCAACGCAAAAGTGGCTGAGATTCTCGCGCAAATGTATGTTGAGAATGAACAGTACGATTTGGCTTACGAGCAATATCAAATTCTTGAAGGAAGCTCTGAAGACACGCTCAACATCAAACTCAAAATGGCTTTGATCTTGATCGAAAGAAAAGACTTCGCGAAAGCGGCTGCGAAACTGGAAGATATCCTTCGTGATGCCCCTGAGTCTGACAAAATCCGCTTCTACTTAGCAGCGGTTTATGAAGAGACTAAAGAATTCGACAAGGCCGTAGCGCAATTCAAGAAAATTCCAGCAGCAAGCCAGTTCTATGGTGAAGCAATGGTTCACACGGCTTATATCATGAAGAACAAAGGCCGCGTGAGCGAAGCCATCGAGGTCGTTGAAGGTGCTTTGAAAGAACGTAAAGACCAAGCTCAGCTCTATGCAATGTATGCTTCGTTGCTTGATGAGCGCGGTGACTACAATAAAGCTCTAAATATGCTGACAGATGCAGTTGAGAAGTTCCCAGAGAGCGCTCAATTGAGATTTTACTACGGTACTCTTTATGATCGCACAGGTAAAAAAGACCGCGTGATCACAGAAATGAAAAAGGTACTTGAGCTTGACCCAAAACATGTGCAAGCGATGAACTACTTGGCTTTCACTTGGGCTGAAGGCAACACGAACCTTCCGGAAGCGGAAAAAATGGCTCGTAATGCTCTGATGATCGAACCAAAAGATGGTTACATCATGGATACACTCGGCTGGATCTTGTACAAACAAGGTCGCTTCAATGAAGCCGTGAAAGTTTTGGAAGCAGCTTTCAAAAATCAATCGTCAGTGAGCATTATCGCTGAACACTTGGGTGATGCTTACTATAAGCACCAAATGATTGAGAAGGCGAAAAAGATGTACATGAAAGCCGCGGACCTTGAATCTGATTCTAAAAAGGTTGAGGGCATCCGTGCGAAGATCACAGCGATCGAAAAACAACAAATTCCTACTGAGCTGCGCATGCCAGCATCTACAGGAACTGATCGCTAA
- a CDS encoding TerC family protein, translating into MEAFMTPAIWVSFFTLFALELVLGIDNIIFISILAGKLPKEQQNKARVMGLSLAVITRLILLMSLSWIITLTEPIFNFFGQGISGRDLILILGGLFLIGKSTLEISHKLEGEEGSQSNQVAHSFHAVIIQILLLDIVFSLDSVITAVGMVTQLSVMVAAVLASTAVMLFSAKSISDFVDRHPSLKILALSFLLMIGLTLIVEGFDQHVPKGYIYFAMAFSVFVELLNIKMRSKKKIEPVKLRERIAEDHVEAKKS; encoded by the coding sequence ATGGAAGCTTTTATGACTCCCGCGATTTGGGTTTCGTTCTTTACCCTCTTCGCCCTCGAGTTGGTCCTCGGTATTGATAACATTATCTTTATTTCAATTTTAGCCGGAAAACTCCCGAAGGAGCAGCAGAACAAGGCTCGCGTCATGGGTCTTTCCCTCGCGGTCATTACCCGTCTGATTCTGCTGATGTCCCTGTCTTGGATCATTACTTTGACCGAACCGATATTCAACTTTTTCGGCCAAGGGATCTCGGGGCGCGATCTGATTTTGATTTTGGGAGGTCTGTTCCTCATTGGCAAAAGCACGTTGGAAATTTCCCACAAGCTTGAAGGCGAAGAAGGCAGCCAGTCCAATCAAGTGGCGCATTCCTTTCATGCGGTGATCATTCAGATTCTTTTGCTCGACATCGTATTTTCTTTGGATTCAGTGATTACTGCCGTCGGTATGGTGACCCAGCTTTCCGTCATGGTGGCAGCGGTTTTGGCGTCCACCGCGGTGATGCTCTTCTCAGCGAAAAGCATTAGCGACTTTGTTGATCGTCATCCGTCGTTGAAGATTTTGGCTTTGAGCTTCTTGTTGATGATCGGTTTGACTTTGATTGTAGAAGGCTTTGATCAACACGTACCAAAAGGTTACATTTACTTTGCGATGGCCTTCTCCGTTTTCGTAGAGCTTTTGAATATCAAAATGCGTTCTAAGAAAAAGATCGAGCCCGTAAAACTGCGCGAGCGTATTGCTGAGGATCACGTTGAAGCAAAAAAATCTTGA
- a CDS encoding stress response translation initiation inhibitor YciH (involved in start site selection during the initiation of translation) produces MNQKNTKLVYSTDPKDQVCPKCKEYVSECTCVKQEAVQSRNFVAVFRLEKNARGGKVVTVIDALPKIEIYLKDLCKELKTKCGVGGTYSTSGKEGLIEIQGDKREQIKKIFDQKGIKYKGM; encoded by the coding sequence GTGAACCAAAAGAATACCAAGCTAGTCTACTCCACGGATCCCAAAGACCAGGTGTGCCCAAAGTGTAAAGAGTACGTTTCTGAGTGCACCTGCGTTAAACAAGAAGCAGTTCAATCCCGAAACTTCGTAGCTGTATTCCGACTGGAAAAGAACGCGCGCGGCGGCAAGGTAGTGACTGTGATCGATGCATTACCTAAAATTGAAATCTACCTTAAGGATCTTTGTAAGGAACTAAAAACAAAGTGCGGAGTCGGGGGAACTTACTCGACTTCAGGCAAAGAAGGCCTTATCGAGATCCAGGGAGATAAACGCGAGCAAATAAAAAAGATATTTGATCAAAAAGGCATAAAATACAAAGGTATGTAA
- a CDS encoding type II secretion system protein, producing MKIQSKQRLSYKNIVFMSSLAGLLGFMAVPSWTKQRDEDRILSAKRHAEVLGYQVFEIYREAARNTHPENTNSRAPASVGPSEGEALNFRDAGSIGNDPWGQPYRYKILSANSTNSGEPMRVQIWSAGPNKVFETDDKPGVPAESYKGDDVGVVLSMSHLSGNRPAEQ from the coding sequence ATGAAAATTCAATCAAAACAAAGACTTAGCTATAAGAACATTGTCTTCATGTCGAGTCTCGCAGGCCTTCTTGGCTTTATGGCGGTCCCTAGCTGGACCAAGCAAAGGGACGAAGACCGGATTCTCAGCGCCAAACGCCACGCCGAAGTCCTTGGTTACCAAGTATTTGAAATCTATCGCGAAGCGGCAAGAAATACACACCCAGAAAATACAAACTCCCGTGCACCTGCTTCGGTAGGGCCTTCGGAGGGGGAAGCTCTCAATTTTCGTGATGCTGGCAGCATTGGTAATGATCCCTGGGGTCAGCCGTATCGTTACAAAATCCTTAGCGCTAACTCGACCAATAGCGGGGAGCCTATGAGGGTTCAGATCTGGTCGGCAGGGCCTAACAAGGTCTTTGAAACCGACGACAAGCCGGGTGTGCCTGCAGAAAGCTATAAGGGCGATGATGTCGGTGTGGTGCTCTCGATGAGCCATCTGTCTGGTAATAGACCTGCCGAACAGTAA